Genomic segment of Salvia hispanica cultivar TCC Black 2014 chromosome 2, UniMelb_Shisp_WGS_1.0, whole genome shotgun sequence:
TTACAAaagatacaaaaaaattatggttTTATACGCCGTTTTATAAGTTAGGGGAATGGCAAGAAgccaacaaaaattataattattgattataattaaaacagGAAACATGCATTCTAATAAAGATCTATATATTTACACCATCatcaatcacttttttctaTAGAACTATTGTTAGGAGCATTGATACGAGGAATAGCAAAGATTAATAGTGAGAGTCAGGAGAGatgcaaatatatatagagagattCACACTAGGTTGAAATTGGCCCCAAAGTGCAAAGCAAAGACCTATTATAAGCCATTGGATCAGAACATGGAGGGCCTAGATTGGATTATAAATGTATTATCATGGTCATTATGCAATGTCATTATAAGGGAATTCATCTCAAAACATAATcccaataaaattatgtgctTACCATCAGAGATTCAAACTTGAGCAGATGCTTTCCATGGCTCTTGTATCCTTAAATCACAGATGCTTTAGCTTCAATTATTCCTAgaccaattaaaaatataatcgtCAGCCCGGAGCCATGGCATCCAAAGTGTATGAAACGATGTAGTTGGCATCAAATGGACGAAAAAGATATGAACTTCCATCTTATTGCAACGACATCGTTCTTGAAGACAGTTTCCGTGTCGTAATAGTAAACAAGGCTCcataattacattaattggGATACTCGAGCATATTAGAACATATAGGCATACATAGCTAGATTAAGTAAAAAGCTCGTAGTGATCCTCGGTGAAAGCTGGTTCTAGCTCCTTTCCGAAATTTCTCAGCAACAGAAAGCTTGGGGTGTGGAGAATTGCATTCACACGAAAATGATTTCCACTACAAGCTTCAAACATCTCAATCTTCCTAATAGTTTTCGTCTTGTCAGAGTAGTAGAACAGCAGGTATTCTTCATATTCCATCAGAATGTCACCatcttcaaaaattttaattggggAAACAATCATATAGTCTCCACAAACGTACCGATCTTTGTTGATAACATATTTCATTCTCCAAGATGTGTCAACCCCATATTCTTCCATCACCCAGATGatgattttttcttcaattgaATTATCACAAAGGCATAGGCTACCCGCCAAAGCCGACAAGCTCCCTAGAGACCCTGGATTCACCAGAGGGGGGTGAAAGAAGGTGCTGAAAAGCTCTGTTTCGAGATCAAAGCAACAAATTTGTGTTGGATCCGCCACCAACCAGTAAagatttccattaaaaaatatcccaaTTGTGTTGAACAGTACCAGGGCAGCGGGTATGATGCTTCTCCATGTACGAGTTCCAAGAGTGTACACCTCACAATGAGATTTGGTAAGCCTAATATTAGGCGAATCCTCTGTTCCGAAATCATAGTCATAGACAATCCTAACCACCTTATATTGGCCAGTTGTTTTGGTCACTCCAAATCCATACGCGACTTCATCAGATGACGAGTGGAGAGAGTTAGTTTGATGCCAGCATAGTTAAACCTGGATTAGTTGTAAGGAAATGATTCTTTATATTTCCCTACAAACTCCAACAACAGATCTCGCAAATCCTTTTCGTCCCCAGTATACTCCCAAGTCCATCACCGCCATCTAACATGCCGGAATCATGATCTAGTTCATCCAACGTCCCATAATTCACCACTTTCACCACGTATCCTGATTCCGGGATTTTCGAGTCGCACAACCAAGCAATTGTCTGACCCAATGAGCCTAGTTGTGCTTCTTTCAACTTGTTTCTCCGTGCAAGAAGATTTATACTGCTCACAAATAGTCTCCCCACTTTCTTTCGATTTGTGATGGTGACACTCGCAAGCGAAGGGGTTACATTTGATGAGAAAACATAGCACAAGTAACCAAAGAGAAACAATGTGTTGTCTGCTGGTGCAACATCATCGTCGGATGAAGACTCATCAAATGAATAAGCCTCAtcagatgaagatgaagatgaagaagccTGCCCGGGAACATAAGCTGGTAGATCCAGAAAAAGTTCCACCAAGGCTCCACCATTGCTGAATTTCACCCTCACTTTCCAATGTGAGGAACTGCAAATACTACGAGGTGTCAAGTCCAACGAAATAGATCTGAGTTCTTTGAAGTTCCGAAGGAATGAGAAGAACCCCAACTCCTTAATCGGTGATGACTTGATGAATTCAATCATTTCTTCCTTGGTAAAGCCTGCCATCTTTGGAAGAAGTTCACAGATTTCATCAGCTGATTCGGGATGCAAGCAAATTGATCGACCTCATTTCCTTCCGTTTTCacttgtttcatttttcaaataacaGCCTAAAAGGATAGATTGCAAGGTCAAAATCTCAACAATCTAACATGGCTTAGATACATACCCAAGTAATGTAAGGACTGAGGCAATAATACATTAGAGAACGCGAATTGTGCAAAGATCAGGAACTGTGAACCAAGTTGGCCTTTTGTGCAGGCACGGTAGCACGAATTATACAAAACAAACCAGACATGAATTCGGCTAAGTTGGCTTCGTTACAGTCAATAATTCccaaacaataaaaacaagtTCTAGATACAGACAATCCTCGACACGACTCCATGATAGCAAGATCTAAACAAGATAGTACCAAACATGAACACGGAGATAGGAGATTATGACAAGGCACAAAATGGATAACACAAAACATGAAAAGTggatataaatttaaacacGAAACTGCCAGATCTAACTAATATGCAGATTAACAAAGCTAATTGAAGAGCCTTTCATTGATAATCAACATTGAGGttccaatcaaaatcaagagTACAACATTTTTCTGGAATAGGATACATTACCCATGTTACTGGGACAAGCCTTTCATTGTTTCACATTGATAGTAACCTTATTTCACATTCCATACATAAGTGTTTactcaatttaaatattttatttactaccTTTCCAAACTACATATAagatactcccttcgtcctaataaatatgaaacatttggtttctggtaagagattttatgcaatattgttttgtgagttaacaAAGAGAGactaaagtaagagagaagaaaattagAGATGGTGTTGTTTCCATTgtgacaacccaaaaaggaaaacgtttcatttttaatgggataaaAGAAGTATTTAAGaacatgaaattatttaatttttcaatctaaaattattactaaaatttaatattcaccTGAACCTTTGTTGCTGGTGAACTCAGCTATacaaaattctctctcacaagAAGCTGGAATTCGAAACCATCTTTTCAATAGCCTTTATGAAGcttcatttttctcttcttttcttcatatcttcattcttcattttcatttagaTCAGGCTTATGAACTAGTACAATGAGATTATAGACAACAgcccaaaatatatatacaagtgtgGGTCAGGTTCGCATGATCCGGAAAAAACCAAACActagattttatgcagtgttgttttgtgagttaacaAAGAGAGactaaagtaagagagaagaaaaattagaTATAGTGTTGTTTCCATTGTAGGAAAAAACCAAACAGTAGATGACAAAGAAACCTTAGAACCCAAAAACTAAAGCACAGAGAAACCTTACACGCGAACACACAAATGTGGACTAAAATTATGAACTGAGACGAGATCACATtctcaaatccaaaattcttgAGTGAGAAAAAACTAGGAGTGAAAATCAAGTAGTTATGGTAACCCGCATCGCCGGCTCCTTCAAAAGTTCTTGTCTTGTTGTAGTAGAAGATGAGACCAGTCTCGCTCAccaacatcaaaatgtcaccatctttaaaatgtttaattggaTGAACACATCTATAACCAATATAAAAAGCATTCATCTTGTACTCTATGGTCCAAGAATCCTCGACTTGGTATTCCTTCATCATCCAGATGACAAATTCATTGTCGTGTGTGTAAGAATAACACATGCAGTCCCTCAAAACAGACAAATCCCAATCTACATCTCGATATTCCCCAGGTGGAAGAGAGAAGACTCTAAAACATTCCGTTTCAACATCAAAACCACAAATCCACATGTAATAACTCAAATCAAATACTATCCCGTGGAGGTTGCCATTACATTCAATGCTTGGACCGCGAAACATGAAACTAGAAGCAGCACCGGCTTCAACACGCCTCCATGTTCCTGTTCCGAGGGTGTATAAGTGATGACTAGCAATGGATTCGGGGAACGTATTCACACCGACCACCTTATATTGACCACTTATTTTGCTCACACCGAATCCAAAACGGAACACGTGATCTTTGTTGTATTCCTCAGGCCAACAGAGCTCGGCATATTCACGAGTGATCGGATTGCATATGTAAAGAGGAATGCCTTTTGTTGATAGTGAGTACCAGAGAAGCAATCCACCAGCACTGATACAGTCCATAAATCCTAGGTTTTGGTGAGGGAACTCGAAATCCATGAGCGGAATGTAGTGAAGATCACCGCTCTTCTCCGCATTGgcttcgtcttcgtcttcaatTTCGAAAATCGTGCACTGAGTTGAGTCCCTCATCACATTCGGCGTCAGGAGAGCTAGGGCGGGAGGGGTTTTGATTTCGGATTTGTGGAAATCGTCGGAATCGATTAGATTGAGCCATGGTTTGCAAACGGACTTGCTGATTGCGAGGATTCGGATGGGCAGGCGTGAGAggatggtggtggtgatttCTGACGGTAGATCTCCGAAGAAATCACGCTCCATTAATGGACTCAGATTTGGACTCAATCACTCgcaatgaagaagaagaggcagAGCTGGGAATTGGGGCTAATCAATTGGAAATTTGAAGGTTATTTTTCCCTTGTTCAATTTAAATTTCGAAAGCAAtgccatttaatttaaaatgatcaatttattggaaaataaggagttattttattattttccatttttttatatattgtgttggggataaatatatactacatccatccacaataatcgattaattttaacattatgagctgtccaccaaaattatcaattctaaatataaaatgttttaaaaaaaatactccgatctcataaaagatgtctcactttcctttttagttattCCCACTAAAGATGTCACATCtacatttttagaaaaagtacTCTCTCAcgatgattaaatattatttattctatttccacctaacacacaaaacaaaatctcctaaaattttgtgtcgtcccacaagtgtgacatcttttgtcgGACATAGTCACGTAGGGAGTACTAACTATacacattatttaaaatatgaactcCATAATCCATTAATACTATTTCCATCACATTTTCCCTCTATCTTCCTTGTTTTATCCATTGCATATTAAAACGCAAGCAATTTATAACTTCGTGCCATTTTTTGCTTACTTACATACTAAATTTAAAGTTCACTctgcaaaattaattattgataaaacAAGGTGGATTTAGATAAAAACACGAACACCAACAACGATTACTATAGCTAGAAGCCTAGAATCAATGAGAACAATACATCATTGAGTAACACAAACACGAACAAGATAAAGTACTAGCGCGATAGGATAACAACACAACAAGATAAATGATAACACACACATGACACGATAAGAAATCCTTCAACACAAACATGAACAAACGCAATAACAATGTGATTTGATGTGTTTATACGAACCTGTTGAAAAATGGAgattaatattatgaactaAAATGAGAATATAGGCAACAACCCACAATATATACACATGCTGGGGTTGAGATATCATGCATGCCTAGTATACCCGGACACATAGACCACACAATAAAGAAACCTTCTACACAAATACGACAAGATGACGATAAAACGCAAATGTagactaatatttttatgaattatcAAACCATTGAAATACTTTATGAATctgtatttttattagtttacacatattattttgttatactattcatttttttgttaaatattttttcaaaaatagtaCTGATACTACATTTTACTATATGTATTACTAGTATAAAGTacttattttatgtaatttttattgcaTCTTATTACttgtatatcaaaataaaatatttatggagtttaaatatttgttatcTAATGTAgcattactttttttattttttatttttaattaatatattatttaagtttatttttaacaattatattaattttttaatatttaattccgCTCCCTCCTTAGTTGGgttctggatccgccactgtaAACTACTAAGTACTCCGTATAGTATTTCCCATGTCCTACATTAAGTAAGTTTTTCATATAATAACTATTATTAGTCAAAAAGGTTGCAATTATCAACCCACGGTCTCACACGCATTATACGtgtttttttcccttctaGTTTTGCTGATGTGAAAAACATGGCAGAAAACACATGCTCACGTACACCATCTACTTTTATGAGATTCAAATTATTAAAGGGatggaaatatatatatacataattaatacCCCCATGCCTCTATTCATTATACCAACAACCTcatcaaaatagaaatttagTAGCATTTTCATGGCCACCTCTTTCTTGTTGCCTTTGGAACTCATGCTTCTAATTACATTAAACATCTTCTTCATGCTCACCTCATCTGCACCACTAACCGATCTCACCACCGATCGAGATGCTCTTCTCACGTTCAAAAAAGCCATAACTGTCGACACACGTGGCGCGTTGAGCAAGAAATGGCTCACCAACACTTCCATCTGTGACTGGGCCGGCGCCTCGTGTGGCATCAAACACCAAAGAGTCACAGCCCTCGATCTGTCCAACTTCGGCCTCCATGGAAGCCTCTCTCCACATCTCGGAAACCTAACCTTTCTCCAGTCCTTGGACGTCAGCTCCAACAATTTCACAGGCGTCTTACCAGCTGAGCTATCTAAACTACGCCATTTGAAGATAGTAAACGCGACATGCAACAACTTCAGTGGAGAAATACCGAGAGGTATCCTTACAAACATGTCGGTATTGGAATATATTGATCTGAGGTTTAACAACCTATCGGGCACTCTCCCAAGAGATATATGCAATAACACTCCGAAACTGAAGAGATTATCTCTCATAACGAATCAAATATCTGGAAAAATTCCAAGGAGTATACACAAGTGCAGCAAGATGGAGGAGTTGAGCTTGTCGACAAATATGTTCAATGGCAACATACCAACCGAAGTTGGGAATCTTACCATGCTTACACTTCTATCTATAGATGATAATGATCTCCAAGGTAACTATACTAATCtgtttataattaatgaaatggaACTTTCACATTGATTTAACTATTCTACTTAACTTCATTTTCCCATATTTTGATAGGAAATATTCCATCGTCTAACTTCAACGTTTCGCGTTTGAAATTCATATACATCGATGGCAATGACCTGTCTGGAAGCATACCcaaaaatttggataatttaCTCAACCTCAAGTGTTGCGTCTTAGCAACAACAACTTAACAGGTGCGATCGAGGAACAACTTATATCTATCTTGATCACACTTAGTTTTGTGTTAAGTCAAAATTGTCAgagttcttgatttatattataacaAACTCACATTCACAGGCGAAATTCCAACCTCAATCACCAACGCTTCAAATCACCAACGCTTCCTAGCTTGGTTTTATTCAGATGAGCAGTAACTCATTTGTTGGTACCATACCCGACTTGGGTAATCTAAGACAGCTGTGATTCCTTAGTCTACGGGAAAATAATCTGACTGGATTGAgatttctctcttcttttacAAACTGCCCAAATTTGAATGTCTTGCATATTACTAACAATCCGATGATGAATAGTACCCTTCCGTCTTCCTTTGGAAACTTGTCTACTTCACTTCTCAGCTTTTCAGCATCTAACTGCAGCATCAGAGGGAAAATTCCTGCTGCAATTGGAAATTTGAggaatttggtgattttggATTTATCCAACAATCAACTCACAGGATCCATCCCAACTACATTTTCGATACGTTGTAGTCATCAGTCactctaattaaatattaatgagtTGGAAGGATCATTATCCCATTCCCTTTCCATTTGTCAAAGTCTGCAGCttcttaattttggaaacaacAGAATACAAGACACTTTTCCGCTTTGGATGGGAAATCTCACTTATCTTCGAGTACTCATATTGGCATTCAACAACTTCAGCGGTAACATTTCTTCTCTCGCTCCCATTCCCTAAGCTGCAAGTTTTTGATAAATCTCATAATGCATTCGTTGGCAATCTGCCACACGGATATATTAGGAATTTCAAGGTGATGATGAAGGTAAGAGAGATTCATCGAGGAGAACAAGATCAGATTCCAATTTATACAAAGTCATTCATATTGACAATGAAAgattatatattatagtttTCGTGCCCAAATAATTTGCGGATccagaaataaaatatcgtGGGGTCGAaccatattataaatatttaaataatatttatattaattatttttttataataatatattttaatatcaataatttatggGAGCATGTATATTCTTAAAACAACATACTTCCTTCGTCGCACCCCTTTGAGTacagatttaagaaaatgatgtttaaagaattaagtaaaaataaaataaaatagaaaatgagataAAGCAAAGAAgcaaaaagataaagtaagcgaataattatgttatattttggCTAAAAGAAAGACTTATATTATTTGGaacatccataaaaaatacgAGTCACTTATGGCGGGATGAAATGGGTATACTTTTTTCCGTaacattctaaaattttaaaaataatactccctctgtccccgaTTAgaagtcacacttttccatttcggtctgtccctaattaagagtcacacttcatttttatcataaatagtaagtaggtcccacattccagtaactcaattcactcacattttattataaaactaatataaaaaaatgggtcacacgttccactaactttttcaaccaacttttctttatatttcttaaaactcgtgtctggtcaaagtgtgactcttaatcggggacggagggagtatgaataATAAggttgaaatttaaattataaaactgaaattagaagaaattaagaaatatttacttcatataaatatgtgtttatTTAGATGAATTTATTTAGTGATATGTTTAATGGAATTCTGAGAActaatacaaataaagaaacaaaaaattcaaaggccatttaacaattaaaatacataatttaagatatataatcttttattaaatttaacaaatgATGTCATTTAATTCTAGGTTCCTAGGTAAATATTGGGAAGAAAAACCAATAATGAgaacttctttctctctcctcacccacaacttctttctctctctgcaaCCAAAAAAGCTGATGCCTCCGCCATCTGCCGCCTCCGCATTTTGGACTTCGTCCTACTTCaccttctttctttctctctgcTCAGTCTCATCAGGTGAGGGCGGAGACGCGAACGCCATAGGGTCGGAGCTCGAAGAAAGGAGCTTTCCGGCGGCACTCCGGGCAGGGTGGTGGGGTCAGCCGACCCCAGTCGACCCCACCTGGATCCGCCGCTGGTGGCCATCTAAACGGGAAGTTGGCTGCTTTGAGGGACTGCCTCAGTTATTCATAAACAT
This window contains:
- the LOC125206672 gene encoding leucine-rich repeat receptor-like serine/threonine-protein kinase BAM2, encoding MATSFLLPLELMLLITLNIFFMLTSSAPLTDLTTDRDALLTFKKAITVDTRGALSKKWLTNTSICDWAGASCGIKHQRVTALDLSNFGLHGSLSPHLGNLTFLQSLDVSSNNFTGVLPAELSKLRHLKIVNATCNNFSGEIPRGILTNMSVLEYIDLRFNNLSGTLPRDICNNTPKLKRLSLITNQISGKIPRSIHKCSKMEELSLSTNMFNGNIPTEVGNLTMLTLLSIDDNDLQGNIPSSNFNVSRLKFIYIDGNDLSGSIPKNLDNLLNLKCCVLATTT